One Ctenopharyngodon idella isolate HZGC_01 chromosome 9, HZGC01, whole genome shotgun sequence DNA window includes the following coding sequences:
- the mmadhcb gene encoding metabolism of cobalamin associated Db, whose product MTSVLCSRARLVTYLPGLHVLVHRVVGARSFSGASGSDEPHLNNITPDVAPRTVWPDENMGPFGPQDKRFQLPGNVGFDCHLESPAEQRTTPIHSVMPDVLTAQSSSERHNFILAHFINELHESDKTSAAQNMDKAEHYFDNSSVECAIQSCPELLKKDFESMFPEAPSTDMMVVTVTQRTQNDMTAWTEQVDQEREELLAKFIAGAKEICHALRTEGFWADFIDPSSGLAFFGSYTNNTLFETDERYRHLGFQIEDLGCCKVIRHVMWGTHAFVGTLFTTAPRNSQIMKKLQGD is encoded by the exons ATGACCAGT GTGCTCTGCAGCAGAGCTCGGCTGGTGACGTACCTGCCAGGGCTTCATGTTCTAGTTCATCGTGTTGTTGGAGCCAGATCTTTCTCTGGGGCGTCTGGCTCAGATGAGCCACACTTAAACAACATAACCCCTGACGTTG CACCCAGGACAGTGTGGCCGGATGAGAACATGGGCCCATTTGGGCCTCAGGATAAGCGCTTCCAGTTGCCGGGTAACGTGGGTTTTGACTGTCATTTGGAGAGTCCAGCGGAGCAGAGGACCACACCGATCCACAGTGTGATGCCAGACGTGCTCACTGCTCAGTCCAGCAGCGAGAGGCACAACTTCATCCTGGCCCACTTCATCAATGAGCTTCAT GAAAGTGATAAAACCTCTGCAGCACAGAACATGGATAAAGCAGAGCACTATTTTGATAATTCCAGCGTGGAGTGTGCCATTCAGTCTTGCCCTGAATTGCTAAAGAAAG ATTTTGAGTCCATGTTCCCCGAGGCACCGTCAACTGACATGATGGTGGTCACTGTGACTCAGAGGACACAGAACGACATGACGGCCTGGACTGAGCAAGTGGACCAGGAAAGAGAAGAGCTGCTGGCTAAA TTTATTGCAGGTGCAAAGGAGATATGTCATGCTCTCCGAACAGAAGGATTCTGGGCCGATTTCATAGACCCGTCATCTGGACTTGCA TTCTTCGGTTCATACACAAACAACACACTCTTTGAAACGGATGAAAGGTATCGGCATTTAGGTTTTCAGATTGAGGACCTGGGCTGTTGTAAAGTGATTCGACACGTAATGTGGGGGACGCACGCTTTTGTGGGCACACTTTTCACCACAGCTCCACGCAACAGCCAGATCATGAAGAAGCTACAAGGGGACTAA